The Glycine soja cultivar W05 chromosome 3, ASM419377v2, whole genome shotgun sequence genome window below encodes:
- the LOC114407378 gene encoding caffeoylshikimate esterase-like isoform X1, with protein MDLEFEYQEEYRRNSRGVQLFTCKWLPLSSPKGLVFLCHGYGMECSGFMRECGVRLACAKYAVFGMDYEGHGRSEGARCYIKKFDNIVNDCYDFFKSVSELQEYKAKARFLYGESMGGAVSLLLHKKDPSFWDGAVLVAPMCKISEKVKPHPVVVNILTKVEDIIPKWKIVPTKDVIDSAFKDPAKRERIRKNKLIYQDKPRLKTALEMLRISMSLEDSLYKVTLPFFVLHGEADTVTDPEVSRALYERASSKDKTIKLYPGMWHGLTSGETDENIEKVFADIIMWLDKHTSNATHASSQQIETCNYGIERFTTVASSPKIVKQANGRRSYLCGLKGNRMLYHSAI; from the exons ATGGATTTAGAGTTTGAATATCAAGAA GAATACAGGAGGAACTCAAGGGGAGTGCAACTCTTCACTTGCAAATGGTTGCCTCTCTCTTCTCCGAAGGGCCTGGTTTTCCTTTGCCATG GTTATGGTATGGAATGCAGTGGCTTCATGAGAG AATGTGGTGTACGGCTAGCGTGTGCCAAATATGCTGTGTTCGGTATGGATTATGAAGGGCATGGACGTTCTGAAGGTGCTCGttgttacataaaaaaatttgataacatCGTTAACGATTGTTATGACTTTTTCAAGTCAGTCAGCG AGCTGCAAGAGTATAAGGCAAAGGCTAGATTCTTGTATGGAGAGTCCATGGGAGGAGCAGTGAGCCTTCTTTTACATAAAAAGGACCCTTCATTCTGGGACGGTGCAGTTCTCGTCGCACCCATGTGTAAG ATATCAGAGAAGGTGAAGCCACACCCGGTGGTGGTCAACATATTAACTAAAGTTGAAGATATAATCCCAAAGTGGAAGATAGTTCCCACAAAGGATGTCATCGATTCAGCCTTTAAAGACCCTGCTAAACGAGAGAGG ATAAGGAAAAACAAGTTGATATACCAGGACAAGCCAAGGCTAAAAACAGCATTAGAAATGTTGAGAATCAGCATGAGCCTTGAAGACAGCTTATATAAG GTGACCCTGCCGTTTTTTGTATTGCATGGAGAAGCTGATACAGTGACAGATCCAGAAGTAAGCAGGGCATTATATGAGCGAGCCAGTAGCAAAGATAAGACCATAAAATTGTACCCTGGAATGTGGCATGGCTTAACATCGGGGGAGACTGATGAGAACATCGAAAAAGTCTTTGCAGACATTATAATGTGGCTAGACAAGCACACCAGCAATGCCACTCATGCTTCATCACAACAAATTGAGACTTGTAACTATGGGATTGAGAGATTTACAACAGTTGCATCATCACCAAAGATTGTAAAGCAAGCAAACGGGCGAAGAAGCTATCTTTGTGGGTTGAAAGGAAACCGCATGCTATACCACTCagcaatttaa
- the LOC114407378 gene encoding caffeoylshikimate esterase-like isoform X2, whose amino-acid sequence MDLEFEYQEEYRRNSRGVQLFTCKWLPLSSPKGLVFLCHGYGMECSGFMRECGVRLACAKYAVFGMDYEGHGRSEGARCYIKKFDNIVNDCYDFFKSVSELQEYKAKARFLYGESMGGAVSLLLHKKDPSFWDGAVLVAPMCKIRKNKLIYQDKPRLKTALEMLRISMSLEDSLYKVTLPFFVLHGEADTVTDPEVSRALYERASSKDKTIKLYPGMWHGLTSGETDENIEKVFADIIMWLDKHTSNATHASSQQIETCNYGIERFTTVASSPKIVKQANGRRSYLCGLKGNRMLYHSAI is encoded by the exons ATGGATTTAGAGTTTGAATATCAAGAA GAATACAGGAGGAACTCAAGGGGAGTGCAACTCTTCACTTGCAAATGGTTGCCTCTCTCTTCTCCGAAGGGCCTGGTTTTCCTTTGCCATG GTTATGGTATGGAATGCAGTGGCTTCATGAGAG AATGTGGTGTACGGCTAGCGTGTGCCAAATATGCTGTGTTCGGTATGGATTATGAAGGGCATGGACGTTCTGAAGGTGCTCGttgttacataaaaaaatttgataacatCGTTAACGATTGTTATGACTTTTTCAAGTCAGTCAGCG AGCTGCAAGAGTATAAGGCAAAGGCTAGATTCTTGTATGGAGAGTCCATGGGAGGAGCAGTGAGCCTTCTTTTACATAAAAAGGACCCTTCATTCTGGGACGGTGCAGTTCTCGTCGCACCCATGTGTAAG ATAAGGAAAAACAAGTTGATATACCAGGACAAGCCAAGGCTAAAAACAGCATTAGAAATGTTGAGAATCAGCATGAGCCTTGAAGACAGCTTATATAAG GTGACCCTGCCGTTTTTTGTATTGCATGGAGAAGCTGATACAGTGACAGATCCAGAAGTAAGCAGGGCATTATATGAGCGAGCCAGTAGCAAAGATAAGACCATAAAATTGTACCCTGGAATGTGGCATGGCTTAACATCGGGGGAGACTGATGAGAACATCGAAAAAGTCTTTGCAGACATTATAATGTGGCTAGACAAGCACACCAGCAATGCCACTCATGCTTCATCACAACAAATTGAGACTTGTAACTATGGGATTGAGAGATTTACAACAGTTGCATCATCACCAAAGATTGTAAAGCAAGCAAACGGGCGAAGAAGCTATCTTTGTGGGTTGAAAGGAAACCGCATGCTATACCACTCagcaatttaa
- the LOC114407377 gene encoding UDP-glucuronic acid decarboxylase 2-like, whose translation MSSSSSGLIFRGHEAHPMDDAYYPKPQKPWLSFGYLLREQRLHFLLLGFVLATLFFFLLPSSSPSQPLGAHDPFPTPYLEPTRWPTNSRSYDVVSVHSVGKIPLGIKRKGLRIVVTGGAGFVGSHLVDRLIARGDSVIVVDNFFTGMKENVMHHFGNPNFELIRHDVVEPLLLEVDQIYHLACPASPVHYKFNPVKTIKTNVVGTLNMLGLAKRVGARFLLTSTSEIYGDPLEHPQKETYWGNVNPIGVRSCYDEGKRTAETLTMDYHRGAGVEVRIARIFNTYGPRMCLDDGRVVSNFVAQALRKEPLTVYGDGKQTRSFQYVSDLVEGLMRLMEGEHVGPFNLGNPGEFTMLELAKVVQETIDPEAKIEYRPNTEDDPHKRKPDISRAKEQLGWEPKVDLRKGLPLMVSDFRQRIFGDQKEGTTSA comes from the exons GACGCCTATTACCCGAAGCCGCAGAAGCCATGGCTCTCCTTCGGCTACCTCCTCCGCGAACAGCGTCTCCACTTCCTCCTCCTCGGCTTTGTCCTCGCaaccctcttcttcttcctcctcccaTCATCGTCCCCTTCCCAACCCCTTGGAGCCCACGACCCATTCCCCACCCCTTACTTGGAGCCCACCCGCTGGCCCACCAACTCCCGAAGCTACGACGTCGTCTCCGTGCATTCCGTGGGAAAAATCCCTCTCGGGATTAAGCGGAAGGGGCTCCGGATCGTCGTCACCGGTGGGGCCGGCTTCGTCGGGTCTCACTTGGTGGATCGGTTGATTGCCCGAGGAGACAGCGTCATCGTCGTCGACAATTTTTTCACCGGAATGAAAGAAAACGTGATGCACCATTTTGGGAACCCCAACTTCGAGCTCATCCGACACGACGTCGTTGAGCCTCTCCTGTTAGAGGTCGACCAGATCTACCATCTCGCTTGCCCCGCATCCCCTGTCCATTACAAGTTTAATCCAGTCAAGACTATC AAGACCAACGTGGTCGGAACGCTGAACATGCTGGGACTTGCTAAAAGAGTGGGTGCTAGGTTCTTGTTAACCAGTACCAGTGAGATTTATGGTGATCCTCTGGAACACCCTCAGAAGGAAACCTATTGGGGCAACGTTAATCCCATTG GTGTTCGAAGCTGCTATGACGAGGGAAAGCGTACTGCTGAGACGTTGACCATGGATTACCACAGAGGAGCTGGAGTCGAG gTGAGAATAGCTAGGATTTTCAACACCTACGGGCCACGAATGTGCTTAGATGATGGTCGCGTCGTTAGTAACTTCGTCGCTCAG GCACTAAGGAAGGAGCCTTTGACCGTTTATGGGGATGGGAAGCAGACTAGGAGTTTTCAATATGTTTCTGATTTG GTGGAGGGGCTGATGCGCCTTATGGAAGGTGAACATGTTGGACCTTTCAATCTTGGAAATCCGGGTGAATTCACCATGCTTGAACTTGCCAAG GTGGTACAAGAAACAATAGATCCAGAGGCAAAGATAGAGTACAGGCCCAACACAGAGGATGACCCACACAAGAGAAAGCCTGATATTAGTAGGGCCAAGGAGCAACTGGGCTGGGAACCCAAGGTGGACCTACGGAAGGGACTCCCTCTAATGGTTTCTGACTTCCGACAACGCATTTTTGGGGACCAAAAGGAAGGAACAACCTCTGCCTAA